In a genomic window of Cytobacillus sp. FSL H8-0458:
- a CDS encoding mannitol-1-phosphate 5-dehydrogenase, whose translation MKQAVHFGAGNIGRGFIGALFSQSGYHVTFVDIAEGIIKQLNEEKQYKVILAADKQESLTIENVSGLNNLKQEAEVIEAIKQADFLTTAIGPNILPRIAPLMAKGLAARAEAGITEKLYVIACENQISATDLLKGYILKNLESGINLENVSFLNSAVDRIVPIQNNQGSLDVLVEPYHEWVVETTEHIPHIEGMKIVAELAPFIERKLFTVNTGHAVIAYFGYLAGKETIDETLADGDIYKQVQATLGETGAYLIDRYDLNPDEHQKYIDKIIGRFENARLNDGVTRVGRSPIRKLGPEDRLVRPALQAQKAGLSCTNLAKAIAAALLFDNREDEEAVKLQDMIQENGVAYVLKEVCGLEESSELAGEILKQYEALKK comes from the coding sequence ATGAAACAGGCAGTGCATTTTGGAGCAGGGAACATAGGAAGAGGATTTATCGGAGCACTATTTTCACAGTCAGGCTACCATGTGACGTTTGTTGATATTGCTGAAGGGATTATCAAACAATTAAACGAAGAAAAACAATATAAAGTGATACTGGCTGCAGATAAACAGGAAAGCTTGACCATTGAAAATGTGTCAGGATTGAATAATCTGAAGCAGGAGGCTGAAGTTATTGAGGCCATTAAACAGGCTGATTTCTTAACAACAGCCATTGGGCCAAACATCCTTCCGCGGATTGCGCCGTTAATGGCCAAAGGCTTGGCGGCCAGAGCAGAAGCAGGGATCACGGAAAAGCTTTATGTCATCGCATGTGAAAATCAGATCTCGGCAACTGACTTATTAAAAGGGTATATTTTGAAGAATCTGGAGAGCGGAATTAATCTCGAGAATGTATCTTTCTTAAACTCCGCTGTTGACCGGATTGTCCCTATTCAAAACAATCAGGGATCACTCGATGTTCTGGTTGAACCGTACCATGAATGGGTTGTCGAAACAACTGAACACATTCCGCATATCGAAGGAATGAAAATTGTTGCGGAGCTTGCGCCATTTATCGAAAGAAAGCTGTTCACGGTAAACACAGGACATGCGGTTATTGCATACTTCGGTTACCTGGCAGGAAAAGAAACCATCGATGAGACACTTGCTGACGGAGACATTTACAAGCAGGTGCAGGCAACACTTGGCGAAACTGGTGCATATTTAATAGATCGCTATGATCTGAATCCGGACGAACATCAGAAATATATCGATAAAATTATCGGCCGTTTTGAGAATGCCCGCTTGAATGACGGTGTCACACGAGTCGGCCGTTCACCAATAAGGAAGCTCGGTCCTGAAGACAGACTGGTCCGCCCGGCACTGCAGGCTCAGAAAGCAGGCTTATCCTGCACAAACCTGGCAAAAGCTATTGCTGCAGCCCTATTGTTTGATAACAGGGAAGATGAAGAAGCGGTTAAGCTGCAGGACATGATTCAGGAAAACGGAGTGGCTTATGTACTGAAAGAAGTATGCGGACTTGAAGAATCAAGCGAGCTCGCAGGAGAAATACTGAAGCAATATGAAGCTTTGAAAAAATAA
- a CDS encoding ABC transporter permease, translated as MSRKLPKFFFNFVCLLVYIFLLAPIVVVLLSSLTTTEYIVFPPEGVTLRWYTELIEHPEFMQSFTLSIMVAFGTAIIATAIGTLASLAVVRRQFKGKTAIVQLVGSPLLIPSVVFGVALLQFYSWIGLAASPIALILGHIILTVPFVMRLVVASLVGFDRSIEQAALNLGAGPMKVFFQITLPIIKSGVIAGAIFAFITSFDDLTVALFIVSTDVVTLPVRIYTYMQYQYDPIITSVSSIMILFTVVLMLVIERVLGVGKVFSSKN; from the coding sequence ATGAGCAGGAAGCTGCCCAAGTTTTTCTTTAACTTTGTTTGTTTACTTGTTTATATTTTCCTGCTGGCGCCTATCGTAGTGGTATTGCTTTCTTCCTTAACAACAACCGAATACATTGTATTCCCGCCAGAAGGTGTGACCCTCAGATGGTACACAGAATTAATTGAACATCCGGAATTTATGCAGTCCTTTACACTGAGCATTATGGTGGCTTTCGGAACTGCTATTATTGCGACTGCCATTGGCACGCTTGCATCGCTTGCGGTCGTCAGGCGCCAATTTAAAGGGAAGACAGCGATTGTCCAATTAGTGGGATCGCCTCTTTTAATACCATCGGTCGTGTTTGGTGTGGCTCTCCTGCAGTTTTACTCATGGATAGGTTTAGCTGCCAGTCCGATTGCTTTAATTTTAGGACATATCATTTTAACTGTTCCATTTGTGATGCGTCTGGTTGTTGCAAGCTTAGTAGGTTTCGACCGTTCTATCGAACAGGCGGCCTTGAACCTTGGTGCAGGACCGATGAAAGTTTTCTTTCAAATCACCTTGCCGATCATTAAATCAGGCGTGATAGCAGGCGCCATTTTTGCCTTTATTACTTCATTTGATGATTTAACAGTTGCCTTATTCATTGTCAGCACCGACGTTGTGACGCTGCCAGTGCGGATCTACACATACATGCAATATCAATATGATCCGATTATTACATCCGTATCAAGCATCATGATTCTTTTCACTGTTGTATTAATGCTCGTAATTGAAAGAGTGCTTGGTGTAGGGAAAGTGTTTTCCTCGAAAAATTAG
- a CDS encoding GntR family transcriptional regulator, whose product MQIDKSLHIPLYRQVEQILEEKIISGQWEVGSQLPTEQELSDRFDVSTITVKRAVIELVNKGYLFRQRGKGTFVSGAAKEQDLNSIISLSTGSEQEHPHEMISFKYEAAGSEIAQKLRIDPEDEVIRIERLKVENNDPLALEYTFLPADKCQGLTPEMINNDLIFNILKNRFHIALNRAKVFIRPYILPDHQAKLLHVEPGTPVFEWERTTYTKQEDIIEFSKFYIRSDKEVYYTEVQL is encoded by the coding sequence ATGCAGATAGACAAAAGTTTACATATACCCCTATATAGACAAGTAGAGCAGATTCTGGAAGAAAAAATCATTTCAGGCCAGTGGGAGGTAGGGAGCCAGCTGCCGACTGAGCAGGAACTATCCGACCGATTCGATGTCAGCACCATTACGGTTAAAAGAGCTGTGATTGAGCTTGTGAATAAAGGATATCTCTTCAGGCAGCGAGGCAAGGGAACCTTTGTATCCGGAGCTGCAAAAGAGCAGGACCTTAATTCCATCATTTCGCTTTCCACCGGTTCGGAACAGGAACATCCGCATGAAATGATCAGCTTTAAATATGAAGCAGCAGGTTCTGAAATTGCCCAGAAGTTAAGGATAGACCCTGAGGATGAGGTGATCAGAATTGAGAGATTAAAAGTGGAAAACAATGATCCTCTCGCACTGGAATATACCTTTCTTCCAGCGGATAAATGTCAGGGGCTTACACCTGAAATGATTAATAACGACTTAATTTTTAACATCTTAAAAAACAGATTTCATATAGCGCTGAACCGGGCTAAGGTATTTATCCGGCCTTATATTCTTCCTGATCACCAGGCTAAGCTGCTTCATGTGGAACCAGGAACTCCAGTGTTTGAGTGGGAGCGCACTACATACACAAAGCAGGAAGACATTATTGAGTTCTCAAAATTCTATATCCGCAGTGATAAAGAGGTTTATTATACAGAGGTACAATTGTAA
- a CDS encoding ABC transporter permease gives MQAGIGTEHDLLLQQKKKNVNKKRLDTWLLLLPTLGIFIFFFLLPLFFLFITSFKNFDASTGVGNEWTLQNYIKFMSDPFYLGVVWRTVKIALLTTLITIIISYPVAFQIARSKGRARNYLTLLVLSPLLISMVIRCYGWVILLSSNGVVNNTLLKLGWIDQPLTLLYTELSVVIGMVHVLFPYMVLSIMGSLEKIDPSVIRASQNLGASSFRTFFSILLPLTLPGVFAGSVMVFSLSVSSFVTPAILGGPQVKVMSYLTYEQVAVMLNWPYGGAIGFLLILIATITIIAYSKILARSEKGVAIQ, from the coding sequence ATGCAAGCCGGAATCGGAACGGAACATGACTTATTGCTTCAGCAAAAGAAAAAGAATGTGAATAAAAAACGGCTTGATACGTGGCTGCTTTTACTTCCGACGCTGGGAATCTTCATTTTCTTCTTTTTGCTGCCATTGTTTTTCTTATTTATTACAAGCTTTAAAAATTTTGATGCCAGCACGGGAGTGGGAAATGAATGGACGCTCCAAAACTACATCAAGTTCATGTCAGATCCCTTTTACCTTGGAGTGGTCTGGCGCACGGTAAAAATCGCTCTTTTAACAACATTGATAACTATCATTATCTCTTACCCGGTAGCTTTTCAGATTGCAAGATCAAAAGGAAGAGCCAGAAATTATTTAACCCTTCTGGTGCTTTCACCGCTTCTGATCAGCATGGTTATACGATGCTACGGCTGGGTGATCCTTTTATCCAGCAATGGTGTAGTCAATAATACACTATTAAAGCTGGGCTGGATTGATCAGCCTTTAACCCTCTTATACACCGAATTGAGTGTGGTCATCGGGATGGTGCATGTTCTTTTCCCATACATGGTGCTGAGCATCATGGGTTCGCTTGAAAAAATAGACCCTTCTGTCATCAGAGCCTCGCAGAATCTAGGGGCCAGCTCCTTCAGAACTTTCTTTTCCATTTTGCTTCCGTTAACCTTGCCAGGTGTTTTTGCAGGTTCCGTTATGGTGTTCAGCTTAAGCGTCAGCTCATTTGTTACACCGGCCATTCTTGGCGGTCCGCAAGTGAAGGTGATGTCTTATTTAACGTATGAACAGGTAGCTGTCATGCTGAACTGGCCGTATGGGGGAGCAATCGGCTTCCTGCTGATCCTGATAGCCACCATTACTATCATTGCTTACAGCAAAATCCTTGCCAGGTCTGAGAAAGGGGTGGCCATACAATGA
- a CDS encoding alpha/beta hydrolase encodes MLEVLTVSIFNQERKVRIYLPEDYYSSHKRYPVLYMHDGQNVFGAEEAIGGVSLDLHKHLDQSKSDLIVAAIDQNTEGEERINEYCPWKQGDFSELLLGYKSGSGGKGSEYADFIVYELKPLIDGKYRTMTDENYMAGISLGGLLSVYAGCKYPDVFKKIAGMSSAFYRNQEEIEKLAGSTPSVGEIYLDCGTAEAVENNKISELFLESNKAVYERLKGSGCEVELRIIEGAGHNYMVFKERIPGVLEFFLD; translated from the coding sequence ATGCTTGAAGTGTTAACGGTATCCATTTTCAATCAGGAAAGAAAAGTCCGGATTTACCTGCCGGAGGATTATTACAGCAGCCATAAACGCTATCCGGTACTGTACATGCACGACGGGCAAAATGTTTTTGGTGCTGAAGAAGCAATTGGCGGAGTGTCACTGGATCTGCATAAACACCTGGATCAATCCAAATCAGATTTAATCGTGGCAGCGATTGACCAGAATACAGAAGGCGAAGAACGGATTAATGAATATTGTCCATGGAAACAGGGAGACTTCAGCGAGCTGCTGTTAGGGTACAAAAGCGGCTCAGGCGGTAAGGGGAGTGAATATGCTGACTTTATCGTGTATGAGCTGAAGCCATTAATAGATGGAAAATATAGAACCATGACTGATGAAAACTATATGGCTGGCATCTCTTTGGGCGGACTCCTGTCTGTTTATGCCGGCTGCAAATATCCGGATGTTTTTAAGAAAATCGCAGGGATGTCATCTGCTTTTTACCGGAATCAGGAGGAAATAGAAAAACTGGCAGGCAGCACGCCTTCAGTTGGGGAAATATATCTCGATTGCGGTACAGCAGAAGCGGTGGAAAATAACAAGATAAGTGAATTATTTTTGGAGTCAAACAAAGCTGTTTATGAAAGGTTAAAAGGCAGCGGATGTGAGGTTGAGCTTCGGATCATTGAGGGGGCGGGGCATAATTATATGGTGTTTAAGGAGAGGATTCCTGGTGTGTTGGAGTTTTTCTTGGATTAG
- a CDS encoding PTS mannitol transporter subunit IICBA: MAQSNLKVAVQKFGNFLSSMVMPNISAFIAWGLITALFIPTGFIPNESLAKMVGPMVTYLLPLLIGYTGGKLVHDQRGAVVGAIATMGVIAGAEIPMFLGAMVIGPLGGYVIKKFDQMIEGRVRAGFEMLVNNFSAGILGAILAILAFLGIGPAVDEFTGWLVAGVDWLIGTGLLPLTSILIEPAKVLFLNNAINHGVLSPIGVEQVKETGQSILFLLEANPGPGLGVLLAYMFFGKGNAKKSAPGAGIIHFFGGIHEIYFPYILMRPMLIIAVILGGMSGVFTLVLLGGGLFAPSSPGSIIAITAVTPHHASAYIANFAGVIVAAAVSFIVSAFIMKTGKQGEEDIEEAAKKMQEMKGKKSSVSNVLEGGKAVMPDNVSKIYFACDAGMGSSAMGASLLRKKVKEAGMDIAVTNTAISNLPADAQIVITQEELTPRARQKVPNAFHVSVDNFLSSPEYDKLIDALQFPANSELHEIVEEAEENIPDATDEEMAHEDDLLRPENIFLNKEFADKDEAIRFAGRVLVDAGYVEESYIEAMIERDNITSTYMGNDVAIPHGTEEAKKAVIKSGFTVIQVPNGVDFDGQKVRLIFGIAGKDGTHLEILSGIAVTCSEMDNIEKLASAESVQTIMDIIGKK, translated from the coding sequence ATGGCTCAATCTAATCTTAAAGTTGCTGTACAGAAGTTCGGTAACTTCCTGAGCTCCATGGTGATGCCGAATATCTCAGCTTTTATAGCATGGGGTCTTATAACAGCTTTATTTATACCTACTGGTTTCATTCCAAATGAAAGCCTTGCCAAAATGGTAGGGCCAATGGTTACATACTTGCTTCCACTCTTAATCGGATACACCGGTGGTAAGCTTGTTCATGATCAGCGCGGTGCCGTTGTTGGTGCCATCGCGACAATGGGGGTCATTGCCGGCGCAGAAATCCCTATGTTCCTGGGCGCTATGGTGATTGGTCCTCTTGGCGGCTATGTGATTAAGAAATTTGATCAGATGATTGAAGGCCGAGTGCGTGCAGGCTTTGAAATGCTCGTGAACAACTTCTCAGCAGGAATTCTGGGTGCCATTCTTGCCATCCTTGCGTTCCTCGGAATAGGGCCTGCAGTTGATGAATTTACAGGCTGGCTTGTAGCCGGTGTGGACTGGCTGATTGGCACAGGGCTGCTTCCGCTGACAAGCATCCTGATTGAACCGGCAAAAGTATTATTCCTGAACAATGCCATCAACCATGGTGTTCTGTCGCCAATCGGAGTTGAGCAGGTAAAAGAAACAGGACAATCCATCCTGTTCCTGCTTGAAGCGAACCCTGGACCTGGTCTTGGTGTTTTGCTTGCTTATATGTTCTTTGGAAAAGGCAATGCAAAGAAATCTGCTCCAGGTGCCGGAATCATTCACTTCTTCGGCGGGATTCATGAAATTTACTTCCCGTACATTTTAATGCGCCCTATGCTCATTATTGCGGTTATCCTTGGCGGAATGAGCGGTGTGTTCACACTGGTTCTTTTAGGCGGCGGATTGTTCGCTCCTTCATCACCGGGAAGCATCATCGCCATCACAGCTGTAACACCACATCATGCAAGTGCGTATATTGCAAACTTTGCAGGTGTGATTGTGGCTGCTGCCGTTTCATTCATTGTCTCTGCATTCATTATGAAAACAGGTAAGCAGGGTGAAGAAGATATTGAAGAAGCTGCGAAAAAGATGCAGGAAATGAAAGGCAAGAAAAGCTCTGTTTCAAACGTATTAGAAGGCGGAAAGGCTGTCATGCCTGATAACGTATCTAAAATTTATTTTGCCTGTGATGCGGGTATGGGCTCAAGTGCCATGGGTGCATCACTGCTGCGCAAAAAGGTGAAGGAAGCAGGTATGGACATTGCAGTGACGAATACAGCAATCTCCAATCTTCCTGCAGATGCCCAAATTGTCATTACACAGGAAGAACTGACACCGAGGGCACGCCAGAAGGTGCCAAATGCATTCCATGTGTCGGTGGATAATTTCCTATCAAGTCCGGAGTATGACAAGCTGATTGACGCATTGCAGTTCCCGGCTAACTCGGAGCTGCACGAAATCGTTGAAGAAGCGGAAGAGAATATTCCAGATGCGACGGATGAGGAAATGGCACATGAAGACGATTTATTGCGTCCGGAAAATATTTTCCTGAACAAAGAGTTTGCTGATAAGGATGAAGCAATCCGCTTTGCCGGAAGAGTGCTTGTGGATGCAGGCTATGTGGAAGAGAGCTATATTGAAGCGATGATTGAACGTGATAACATCACTTCCACTTATATGGGGAATGATGTAGCAATTCCTCATGGAACGGAAGAGGCCAAAAAGGCTGTCATCAAATCCGGCTTTACTGTTATCCAGGTGCCAAATGGCGTAGATTTTGATGGCCAAAAGGTCCGTCTGATCTTCGGAATTGCTGGAAAAGACGGCACACATCTTGAAATCCTATCAGGCATCGCGGTAACATGTTCTGAAATGGATAATATCGAGAAACTGGCTTCTGCTGAATCAGTACAGACCATAATGGATATTATCGGCAAGAAATAA
- a CDS encoding ABC transporter ATP-binding protein, whose translation MSYLSMENVVKTFNKTEVVKKLSLDIQKGELVSFLGPSGCGKTTTLNMIAGFLEVDGGKIEVDGKPVHLLPPNKREMGMVFQNYALFPHMTVFDNVAYGLKLRKVPKHEISKRVLEALEMVRLAGYEKRYPKELSGGQQQRVSLARALVIKPKVLLLDEPLSNLDAKLRQEMREEIVDIQKQVGITTIFVTHDQEEALAISDRIAVMYEGRIEQVDDPASIYNHPKTDFVSQFIGEVNHIQGKVLETYENKKCKMHFFGNEQIVSVPSVKNSEVHFFIRPEKIQIALAESDESFQTKVERKMFLGAKTRYILRVQDRHLIADISNTVINPTQIKEGNSVYTYWNPEDLLPSRMAR comes from the coding sequence ATGAGTTACTTAAGCATGGAAAATGTGGTCAAGACCTTTAATAAAACGGAAGTGGTTAAAAAGCTCAGCCTTGACATCCAAAAAGGGGAACTGGTCTCCTTTTTGGGGCCTTCGGGCTGCGGAAAAACGACAACGCTGAATATGATCGCAGGATTTTTGGAAGTGGACGGCGGGAAGATTGAGGTCGATGGGAAACCCGTTCACCTGCTTCCCCCCAATAAAAGAGAAATGGGCATGGTGTTCCAAAATTATGCTTTATTTCCGCACATGACGGTTTTTGATAATGTCGCCTATGGGCTTAAGCTTCGTAAAGTGCCAAAACATGAGATCAGCAAAAGGGTACTTGAAGCATTGGAGATGGTTCGTCTGGCTGGCTATGAAAAACGCTATCCAAAAGAACTTTCCGGAGGGCAGCAGCAGCGGGTTTCATTAGCGAGGGCCCTTGTCATTAAGCCGAAGGTGCTTCTCCTGGATGAGCCATTGAGCAATCTTGATGCCAAGCTGCGCCAGGAAATGCGTGAAGAAATTGTTGATATCCAAAAGCAGGTAGGGATCACAACAATTTTTGTCACACATGACCAAGAGGAAGCATTGGCCATATCGGACCGTATTGCGGTCATGTATGAGGGGCGGATTGAGCAGGTAGATGATCCGGCGTCCATATATAACCATCCAAAGACTGACTTCGTGTCTCAATTTATAGGGGAAGTTAATCACATTCAAGGGAAGGTTTTGGAAACCTATGAAAATAAGAAATGCAAAATGCACTTCTTTGGAAATGAACAGATTGTTTCAGTTCCATCTGTAAAGAATTCTGAAGTTCACTTTTTCATCCGGCCGGAAAAAATACAAATTGCATTAGCCGAATCAGATGAGTCTTTTCAAACCAAGGTGGAAAGGAAAATGTTTCTTGGAGCCAAGACCAGATATATCCTGAGGGTACAAGATCGTCATCTTATTGCGGATATTTCCAATACCGTTATAAATCCCACCCAAATAAAAGAAGGAAACAGTGTTTACACTTATTGGAACCCGGAAGACCTGCTGCCTTCGAGAATGGCGAGGTGA
- a CDS encoding BglG family transcription antiterminator, producing the protein MYITSREKAIIELIIKTSGKHTALSIASSLNVSARTIQRDLKAVEKIVSEFGLTLTRNVNQGLVIEGKNEQIFRLIQHLTSSEPIDELPQEKKLRLLLAILEEDVYKTQVLAGYLGISTATLTAHLDELAEWLSRFKVGLTRKRGVGVELHGTEANKRRALAQFLLQYFHEELIEKLFLLEKGKLGEDRILHYLEAAGLRHVNSIVQTVFKGAPARFADNSYLEIVLHTCITLKRALSGFPVERMDLTETEVTVEYGLIQEVTSRLGQTFDCDFSEGDILYLARILKGTKWSGTEAFPYDSIVLAQMIRKVIKSVSEQLHVDLNKDFSLFQGLLAHMEPSLYRIKQNMESYNPLREEIKRKYPVLFMAVKNSLEYEFTDIDQFSDDEIAFIVLHFGSALVMQEEHLSIKALLICPTGIGTSKMLRSRLKKEVAEIDVIEIKSIKEMSEGADLKEYDLILSTVRLPFIHAEYILVNPLLSEENILTIKNHLKNNIESLTKGKQYQELAEGGHQQPVSLGSMLEEIRDIQESIQSLIHNFRFYRMSGETSQEQILAKMLANAEEDHFLTNPEDVLQSLREREQKGGLGIPETNMALFHARSKNVRKLIFQIAHLPKPCLVKGMDGKEVAMKNLLLMLAPDELSRREQEILSLISTNIIETEEAILLFSSANEEMIFKKLELIFTEYLQSHFKINR; encoded by the coding sequence ATGTATATTACATCGAGGGAAAAAGCCATTATTGAATTGATTATTAAAACATCGGGCAAACATACGGCATTGTCGATTGCGTCTTCATTAAATGTCAGTGCAAGAACGATTCAGAGGGACTTAAAGGCAGTTGAGAAAATTGTCAGTGAGTTCGGACTGACCTTAACCCGAAATGTAAATCAGGGACTTGTCATTGAAGGCAAAAATGAGCAGATTTTCAGGCTGATCCAGCATTTGACCAGCAGTGAACCGATCGATGAGCTCCCTCAGGAAAAGAAGCTGCGCCTTCTATTGGCTATTCTTGAAGAAGACGTATATAAGACCCAGGTGCTTGCCGGCTATCTCGGCATCAGCACGGCAACGCTGACAGCACATCTGGACGAGCTTGCTGAATGGCTATCCCGTTTCAAGGTTGGCTTGACGAGAAAGCGGGGAGTCGGCGTAGAACTTCACGGAACGGAAGCAAATAAACGAAGGGCGCTTGCCCAATTTCTCCTGCAATACTTTCATGAAGAATTAATTGAGAAATTATTTTTGCTGGAAAAAGGGAAGCTCGGAGAAGACAGGATTCTGCACTACTTAGAAGCGGCTGGCCTCCGCCATGTGAACAGCATCGTTCAGACTGTGTTTAAGGGCGCACCCGCCCGGTTTGCGGATAACAGTTACCTGGAGATTGTGCTGCATACCTGCATAACCTTGAAAAGGGCACTCAGCGGGTTTCCTGTGGAACGGATGGATCTTACGGAGACAGAGGTTACCGTTGAATACGGATTGATCCAGGAGGTCACAAGCAGGCTCGGACAGACATTTGACTGTGATTTTTCAGAGGGGGATATCCTTTACCTGGCTCGTATACTTAAAGGCACCAAATGGAGCGGGACGGAGGCTTTTCCGTACGACAGCATTGTACTCGCCCAAATGATCAGGAAAGTGATTAAATCAGTTTCGGAACAGCTGCATGTGGATTTGAACAAGGATTTTTCTTTATTCCAGGGACTGCTCGCCCATATGGAGCCATCTCTATACCGGATCAAGCAGAATATGGAGTCCTATAACCCGCTTCGAGAGGAAATCAAGCGTAAATATCCGGTTCTGTTCATGGCTGTGAAAAATAGTCTTGAATATGAGTTTACGGATATTGATCAATTTTCCGATGACGAGATTGCGTTTATCGTTCTTCATTTCGGTTCGGCCCTTGTGATGCAGGAAGAGCATCTTTCCATAAAGGCGCTTCTCATTTGTCCGACAGGCATCGGCACCTCCAAAATGCTGAGAAGCAGGCTGAAAAAAGAGGTGGCTGAAATTGATGTCATCGAAATCAAATCGATTAAGGAAATGTCAGAGGGTGCCGATCTGAAGGAATATGATTTAATTCTTTCTACTGTCAGACTGCCTTTTATCCATGCAGAGTATATATTGGTGAACCCGCTCTTAAGTGAAGAAAATATTCTCACGATAAAAAACCACCTGAAGAACAACATTGAAAGCCTCACAAAAGGGAAACAGTATCAGGAACTGGCGGAGGGTGGTCACCAGCAGCCAGTCTCTTTAGGCTCCATGCTCGAGGAGATAAGAGATATACAGGAGAGCATCCAGTCTCTTATTCATAATTTCCGGTTTTACCGGATGAGTGGGGAAACAAGCCAGGAGCAGATTCTCGCAAAAATGCTGGCTAATGCAGAAGAAGATCATTTTCTGACGAATCCAGAAGATGTCCTCCAATCATTAAGGGAGCGGGAACAAAAAGGCGGTCTTGGCATCCCTGAAACGAATATGGCTCTCTTTCACGCGCGCAGTAAAAACGTCCGTAAGCTTATTTTTCAAATCGCCCATCTGCCAAAGCCTTGCCTGGTAAAGGGAATGGACGGAAAAGAAGTGGCAATGAAAAACCTCCTGCTCATGCTGGCGCCAGACGAGCTAAGCAGAAGAGAGCAGGAAATATTAAGCTTAATCAGCACGAATATCATTGAGACAGAGGAAGCGATATTACTATTTTCTTCCGCAAACGAAGAGATGATCTTCAAGAAGCTGGAATTGATTTTTACAGAATACCTCCAGTCTCATTTTAAAATAAACCGGTAA
- a CDS encoding ABC transporter substrate-binding protein: protein MKKKAYLIVLLCLLLVSAAGCSGQTGSSADEGSGKSDGKTLVLAAYGGSYEQKMKEVLIPKFEKEHGVKVKYITGSSVDTLSKLQAQKDNPQIDVAFLDDGPQAQAKAFGLLAPLDESVVTNLANVYDIAKDKDNVGVGFGIISTGLAYNKDVFEQNGWEPPTSWNDLADPKFKGKLVLPSIANTYGVHFLLMTAIANGGSEENIEPGFEKMKEIAKNAITFDKTADVSNYFLQGQTVASAWGSSRVFTLQDSGFPIEYVIPEEGVPALMPTVSVIKDAPNGDLAQEFVNFVLDEEAQLLFANSLFDGPVNKNVKLEGDIVDKVAYGEEEIAKLIKVDWETVNAKRAEWTERANKEIEVAH, encoded by the coding sequence TTGAAAAAGAAAGCTTATTTAATTGTATTGCTTTGTTTATTGCTTGTCTCGGCTGCAGGATGCAGCGGCCAAACAGGAAGTTCTGCAGATGAAGGATCAGGAAAAAGTGATGGAAAGACACTTGTGTTAGCGGCATACGGTGGAAGCTATGAGCAAAAGATGAAGGAAGTTCTGATTCCAAAGTTTGAGAAAGAACATGGTGTTAAGGTGAAATATATTACTGGAAGCTCTGTTGATACCTTATCAAAGCTTCAGGCTCAAAAGGATAATCCACAAATTGATGTAGCTTTCCTCGATGACGGTCCTCAGGCTCAGGCTAAGGCATTTGGATTGCTGGCTCCATTGGATGAGAGTGTTGTGACGAATCTGGCAAATGTCTATGATATTGCAAAAGACAAGGATAATGTCGGTGTTGGATTCGGGATTATTTCAACCGGCTTGGCTTATAACAAGGATGTCTTCGAACAGAATGGCTGGGAACCTCCTACATCATGGAATGATTTGGCCGATCCGAAGTTTAAAGGAAAACTAGTATTGCCATCCATTGCCAATACGTATGGAGTTCATTTTCTTCTTATGACAGCAATTGCAAATGGAGGAAGTGAAGAGAATATTGAACCTGGTTTTGAAAAGATGAAGGAAATCGCCAAAAATGCCATTACTTTTGATAAAACAGCTGATGTTTCCAACTACTTCCTCCAGGGGCAGACAGTTGCAAGTGCATGGGGAAGCAGCCGGGTGTTTACCCTTCAGGACAGCGGATTCCCGATTGAGTATGTGATTCCGGAAGAAGGGGTTCCTGCTTTAATGCCAACCGTCAGTGTGATAAAAGATGCTCCAAATGGGGATCTTGCACAGGAATTTGTGAATTTTGTTTTGGATGAAGAAGCTCAGCTTCTATTCGCCAACTCTTTGTTTGACGGTCCGGTTAATAAGAATGTGAAGCTTGAAGGAGATATCGTCGATAAGGTGGCTTATGGGGAAGAGGAGATTGCCAAATTGATCAAAGTCGACTGGGAAACTGTCAATGCAAAACGGGCTGAATGGACAGAACGGGCCAATAAAGAAATTGAAGTAGCCCATTAA